A window of the Falco biarmicus isolate bFalBia1 chromosome 10, bFalBia1.pri, whole genome shotgun sequence genome harbors these coding sequences:
- the SYT7 gene encoding synaptotagmin-7 isoform X3, which translates to MGSLFRSEEVCLAQLFLQSASAYSCVSELGERGLLEFRDLNPNVSAFQRRFVGEVRRCEEMEKTFTFLQQELRGAGRVLGPCPESPRAPLAREALRVQEQSEQLAQELREVSHNRASLRGRLRELRQYLHVLREGQRFTSLPAPLGSPPRPRALSEREPILDPSLHQHLDRKINFVAGVIHPWRVSAFERLLWRACRGYLVASFVEMPEPMEDLATGESITWVIFLISYWGEQIGQKIRKISDCFHCHMYPYPESEASRADTMSGLHSQIQDLSVVLEETEQYLAQVLDKVALALPTWRVQVQKMKAIYLILNQCSFDVTEKCLIAEVWCPVRDLTQVQDALRQGSYKSGSSVECFVQRIPTSENPPTLIRTNKFTAGFQSIVDAYGVASYQEVNPAPYAIITFPFIFAIMFGDVGHGLLMFLFALWMVLYENSPSLQQASNEIWLTFFEGRYLILLMGAFSIYTGFIYNECFSKATVIFPSAWSVATMANHSSWSSAYLATHPSLTLDPNITGVFRGPYPFGIDPIWSLATNHLNFLNSFKMKMSVVLGIVHMGFGVLLGVFNHVHFQQRHRLVLELLPEMVFLLALFGYLVFLIFYKWVKFSAADSLVAPSILIHFIDMFLFTSNADNLPLYRGQVPVQTVLVVLALASVPVLLLGTPLYLCCRQRTRRTSRPALVTAGEQEPLLEGQKAGNSVNATKEDVESGGHSPDAEHLDFAEIFMHQAIHTIEYCLGCISNTASYLRLWALSLAHAQLSEVLWTMVMRNGFVRLNYVGGVVLVPVFAAFAVLTVAILLVMEGLSAFLHALRLHWVEFQNKFYMGAGYKLCPFTFASDTWE; encoded by the exons ATGGGGTCCCTGTTCCGCAGCGAGGAGGTCTGCCTGGCCCAGCTCTTCCTCCAGTCTGCCTCGGCCTACAGCTGCGTCAGCGAGCTGGGCGAGCGCGGGCTGCTCGAGTTCAGGGAC CTGAACCCCAACGTGAGTGCCTTCCAGCGGCGCTTCGTGGGCGAGGTGCGGCGCTGCGAGGAGATGGAGAAGACCTTCA ccttcctgcagcaggagctgcggGGTGCTGGGCGGGTGCTGGGGCCGTGCCCAGAGAGCCCGCGGGCGCCGCTGGCGCGGGAGGCACTGCGGGTGCAGGAGCAGTCGGAGCAGCTGGCGCAGGAGCTGCGGGAGGTCAGCCACAACCGCGCCTCCTTGCGTGGGCGCCTGCGGGAGCTACGCCAGTACCTCCACGTCCTGCGCGAGGGCCAGCGCTTCACCAGCCTGCCG GCCCCGCTGGGCTCCCCACCGCGGCCCCGGGCGCTCTCTGAGCGGGAGCCCATCCTCGATCCCTCCCTGCACCAGCACCTCGACCGCAAGATCAA CTTTGTGGCCGGTGTTATTCACCCATGGCGGGTGAGCGCCTTCGAGCGGCTGCTGTGGCGCGCCTGCCGCGGCTACCTGGTGGCCAGCTTTGTGGAGATGCCGGAGCCCATGGAGGACCTGGCCACG GGCGAGAGCATCACCTGGGTCATCTTCCTCATCTCCTACTGGGGTGAGCAAATCGGGCAGAAGATCCGCAAGATCTCGGACTG CTTCCACTGCCACATGTACCCCTACCCGGAGAGCGAGGCCAGCCGGGCGGACACCATGAGCGGGCTGCACAGCCAGATCCAGGACCTCAGCGTG GTGCTGGAGGAGACAGAGCAGTACCTGGCACAGGTGCTGGACAAGGTGGCGCTGGCGCTGCCCACCTGGCGGGTGCAGGTGCAGAAGATGAAGGCCATCTACCTCATCCTCAACCAGTGCAGCTTCGATGTCACCGAGAAGTGCCTCATCGCTGAGGTCTGGTGCCCCGTGAGGGACCTCACGCAAGTGCAGGACGCCCTGCGGCAGGGATCG TACAAGAGCGGCTCGAGCGTGGAGTGCTTCGTGCAGCGCATCCCCACCTCGGAGAACCCCCCCACCCTCATCCGCACCAACAAGTTCACTGCTGGCTTCCAGAGCATTGTGGATGCCTACGGGGTGGCCAGCTACCAGGAGGTGAACCCTG cGCCCTACGCCATCATCACCTTCCCCTTCATCTTCGCCATCATGTTTGGGGACGTGGGGCATGGGCTGCTCATGTTCCTCTTCGCTCTCTGGATGGTGCTGTATGAgaacagccccagcctgcagcaggccAGCAACGAG ATCTGGCTGACGTTCTTCGAGGGGCGCTACCTCATCCTGCTTATGGGGGCCTTCTCCATCTACACTGGCTTCATCTACAATGAGTGCTTCAGCAAAGCCACTGTCATCTTCCCCTCTGCCTGGAGCGTGGCCACCATGGCCAACCACTCCTCCTGGAG CTCTGCCTACCTTGCCACCCACCCATCCCTCACCTTGGATCCCAACATCACCGGCGTCTTCCGAGGGCCCTATCCTTTCGGGATCGACCCA ATCTGGAGCTTGGCCACCAACCACCTCAACTTCCTCAACTCCTTCAAGATGAAGATGTCCGTGGTGCTGGGCATCGTGCACATGGGTTTCGGTGTCCTGTTGGGGGTCTTCAACCATGT gcactTCCAGCAGCGGCACCGGTTGGTGCTGGAGCTCCTGCCCGAGATGGTTTTCCTCCTGGCGCTCTTTGGCTACCTCGTCTTCCTCATCTTCTACAAGTGGGTGAAGTTCAGTGCCGCCGACTCCCTGGTAGCCCCCAGCATCCTCATCCACTTCATCGACATGTTCCTCTTCACCTCCAACGCTGACAACCTCCCACTCTACCGGGGGCAG GTGCCGGTGCAGACcgtgctggtggtgctggcgCTGGCATCGGTGCCTGTCCTGCTCCTGGGGACACCGCTGTACCTGTGCTGCCGGCAGCGCACGCGGAGGACCAGTCGCCCTGCG CTGGTGACGGCGGGGGAGCAGGAGCCGCTGCTGGAGGGGCAGAAGGCTGGCAACTCTGTCAATGCCACCAAGGAGGACGTGGAGAGCGGGGGGCACAGCCCTGACGCTGAG CACCTGGACTTTGCTGAGATCTTCATGCACCAGGCGATCCACACCATCGAGTactgcctgggctgcatctCCAACACCGCATCCTACCTGCGGCTCTGGGCACTCAGCCTGGCCCATGCCC AGCTGTCAGAGGTCCTATGGACCATGGTGATGCGCAACGGCTTCGTGCGGCTGAACTATGTGGGCGGTGTGGTGCTGGTGCCCGTCTTCGCCGCCTTCGCCGTGCTGACCGTGGCGATCCTGCTGGTGATGGAGGGGCTCTCCGCCTTCCTCCACGCCCTGCGCCTGCACTG GGTGGAGTTTCAGAATAAGTTTTACATGGGCGCCGGGTACAAGCTGTGCCCCTTCACCTTCGCCTCTGACACCTGGGAGTAG
- the LOC130155829 gene encoding olfactory receptor 5G3-like — MTQSNCTQVTKFSLMGFTEDPVTQVILFLIFLLTYLITVLGNLGMMVLIRASPQLHSPMYYFLGNLAFVDLCSSTVITPKMLVDFISEKKVIAYAGCMAQVFIFDLFGITECFLLAAMAYDRYVAICHPLVYPLVMSPECCFQLVTGSYLMGLINGTGQTIGMSRLSFCSSSVIDLFFCDISALISLSTTDITLSHAILRTSASLFGASSILVILVSYMAVISTILSISSAKGKHKAFSTCSSHLITVSIFYGTSFFMYLKPSSDSSRGGDKWAVVLYTVVTPMLNPFIYSLRNKDVKEALRRLAKIK; from the coding sequence ATGACACAAAGCAACTGCACCCAAGTGACCAAGTTCAGCTTAATGGGGTTCACAGAGGACCCGGTGACTCAGGTCATCCTCTTCCTGATATTTCTGCTCACCTACCTCATCACTGTCCTGGGGAACCTTGGGATGATGGTGTTAATCAGGGCCAGCCCTCAGCTCCACTCCCCCATGTATTATTTCCTGGGCAACCTGGCTTTTGTAGACCTCTGTTCTTCCACCGTCATCACCCCCAAGATGTTAGTTGACTTCATATCAGAGAAGAAGGTCATTGCTTATGCTGGGTGTATGGCTCAGGTATTCATTTTTGATCTTTTTGGGATAACCGAGTGCTTCCTGCTGGCTGCAATGGCGTATGACCGTTACGTGGCCATTTGCCATCCCCTGGTGTATCCCCTTGTCATGTCCCCAGAATGCTGTTTCCAGCTGGTGACTGGGTCATATCTCATGGGGTTGATAAATGGCACGGGGCAGACTATCGGCATGTCCAGGTTatccttctgcagctccagtgTCATTGACCTGTTCTTCTGTGACATTTCCGCTCTGATATCACTCTCAACTACAGACATCACCCTCAGCCACGCTATCCTAAGAACTTCAGCATCTTTATTTGGTGCATCCAGCATCCTGGTTATCCTGGTCTCCTACATGGCCGTCATCTCCACCATCCTGAGCATCAGTTCAGCCAAGGGCAAGCACAAAGCCTTCTCTACCTGCAGCTCCCACCTCATCACTGTGAGCATCTTCTATGGGACATCATTTTTTATGTACTTAAAGCCCAGCTCAGACAGCTCAAGAGGAGGAGATAAATGGGCTGTGGTCCTCTACACCGTGGTGACTCCCATGCTGAACCCGTTCATCTACAGCCTGAGGAATAAGGACGTGAAGGAGGCTTTGAGGagacttgcaaaaataaaatga
- the LOC130155811 gene encoding olfactory receptor 1019-like isoform X2, translating into MAGGNHSSVTEFVLLGFTDLQELLFVIFLLIYVTTLVGNLGMIVLVKTNSQLHTPMYFFLSHLSFLDICYSSSITPKLLLGLLAERNIISFSGCITQFFFFAVFGTTEAILLAVMAYDRYVAICEPLHYLAAVSHGLCVRLVVGSYAAGSLNAFVHTSALLRLSFCGPNLINHFYCEIPPLLLISCSDTWLNKMVMAACIGFIITTSVLAIVASYSCILQTIWSICSVEGRHKAWSTCTSHFMAVALFYGSAAFLYFQPFSRHAEDQGKTASIFYTVVTPMLNPFIYSLRNKDLRSTLRRATRTLLSCIYSHRSCCN; encoded by the coding sequence ATGGCTGGGGGAAACCACTCGAGTGTGACTGAGTTTGTCCTCTTGGGCTTCACTGACCTGCAGGAGTTgctctttgtgatttttttactcATCTATGTCACCACGCTGGTGGGGAACCTGGGGATGATTGTCCTCGTCAAGACCAACTCTCAGCTTCACACgcccatgtacttcttcctcaGCCACCTCTCTTTCCTGGACATCTGCTATTCTTCATCCATCACGCCGAAGCTCCTGCTGGGCCTCCTTGCAGAgagaaatataatttctttcagtGGCTGCATcacacagtttttcttctttgcagtaTTTGGCACCACAGAAGCCATCCTTCTGGCCGTCATGGCATACGATCGCTACGTGGCCATCTGTGAGCCTCTGCACTACCTGGCTGCCGTGTCCCATGGGCTCTGCGTCCGGCTGGTGGTGGGCTCCTACGCTGCTGGGAGCCTGAACGCCTTTGTGCACACCAGCGCTCTCCTCCGTCTCTCTTTCTGTGGCCCAAACCTCATCAATCATTTCTACTGTGAAATCCCACCACTCCTGCTAATCTCGTGCTCTGACACCTGGCTCAACAAGATGGTGATGGCCGCATGCATTGGCTTCATCATAACAACCTCGGTCTTGGCCATCGTTGCTTCCTATTCCTGCATCCTGCAGACCATCTGGAGCATCTGCTCAGTGGAGGGCAGGCACAAAGCCTGGTCCACCTGCACCTCCCACTTCATGGCTGTTGCTCTCTTCTACGGCTCTGCAGCTTTCTTGTATTTCCAGCCTTTCTCCAGACATGCAGAAGATCAAGGGAAAACAGCCTCCATCTTCTACACAGTGGTGACCCCCATGCTCAACCCTTTCATCTACAGCCTGAGGAACAAGGATTTGAGGAGCACCCTCAGAAGAGCTACAAGGACGCTCCTCTCCTGCATCTATTCCCACAGGTCCTGCTGTAACTGA
- the LOC130155827 gene encoding olfactory receptor 1052-like, which yields MAQQNHTSVAEFVLEGLSDRVEMKAALFVLLLLTYTITLLGNTGIIIVIQGHPQLHTSMYFFLGSLSVVDICFSSVIAPRTLVNFLVERKTISFVGCMGQAFFYIVFVTAECFLLAAMAYDRYVAICNPLLYSAVMTPGLCMWLVVGSYIGGVLNAIIQMTFIIRLPFCRSNVINHFFCDVPPLLALSCASTYINEIILFSLAGIIELSTISIILVSYIFISFAILRIRSAEGRQKALSTCVSHLTVVTMLYGTTIFMYLRPSSSYSLNTDKVVSVFYTVVIPMLNPLIYSLRNKEVKDALRRTAERIIVRL from the coding sequence ATGGCCCAGCAGAATCACACCTCAGTGGCAGAGTTTGTTCTTGAGGGCCTGAGTGACCGAGTGGAGATGAAGGCAGCCCTCTTTGTGCTGTTGCTGCTCACTTACACCATCACCCTTTTGGGCAACACAGGGATAATTATCGTCATCCAAGGTCACCCACAGCTCCATACATCCATGTACTTCTTCCTTGGCAGCCTCTCCGTTGTTGACATCTGCTTCTCCTCTGTGATTGCCCCCAGGACCTTGGTGAACTTCCTAGTGGAGAGGAAGACCATTTCCTTTGTCGGCTGCATGGGCCAAGCCTTCTTCTACATTGTCTTTGTGACAGCCGAGTGTTTCCTGCTGGCTGCCATGGCATACGACCGGTACGTCGCCATCTGCAACCCCCTGCTCTATTCTGCTGTTATGACTCCGGGGCTTTGCATGTGGCTGGTGGTGGGGTCCTACATCGGGGGTGTCCTGAACGCCATCATACAGATGACCTTCATCATCAGGCTGCCCTTCTGCAGGTCCAACGTCATCAACCACTTCTTCTGCGATGTTCCTCCcctcctggctctgtcctgtgCCAGCACTTACATCAATGAGATCATCCTCTTCTCCTTGGCCGGCATCATTGAGCTCAGCACCATCTCCATCATTCTGGTCTCCTACATCTTCATCTCCTTCGCCATCCTGAGGATCCGTTCAGCTGAAGGCAGGCAAAAAGCCCTCTCCACCTGTGTGTCCCACCTGACAGTGGTGACCATGTTGTATGGGACGACCATCTTCATGTATCTACGCCCCAGCTCTAGTTACTCCCTGAACACCGACAAAGTGGTCTCCGTCTTCTACACGGTGGTGATCCCCATGctgaaccccctcatctacagccTGAGGAACAAGGAGGTGAAGGATGCTCTAAGGAGAACAGCAGAAAGGATCATAGTCAGGCTCTGA
- the SYT7 gene encoding synaptotagmin-7 isoform X2 codes for MCAGDWIWVVWGALGAGGGCRWLGVPCSLWGHAVTVPPWQLNPNVSAFQRRFVGEVRRCEEMEKTFTFLQQELRGAGRVLGPCPESPRAPLAREALRVQEQSEQLAQELREVSHNRASLRGRLRELRQYLHVLREGQRFTSLPAPLGSPPRPRALSEREPILDPSLHQHLDRKINFVAGVIHPWRVSAFERLLWRACRGYLVASFVEMPEPMEDLATGESITWVIFLISYWGEQIGQKIRKISDCFHCHMYPYPESEASRADTMSGLHSQIQDLSVVLEETEQYLAQVLDKVALALPTWRVQVQKMKAIYLILNQCSFDVTEKCLIAEVWCPVRDLTQVQDALRQGSYKSGSSVECFVQRIPTSENPPTLIRTNKFTAGFQSIVDAYGVASYQEVNPAPYAIITFPFIFAIMFGDVGHGLLMFLFALWMVLYENSPSLQQASNEIWLTFFEGRYLILLMGAFSIYTGFIYNECFSKATVIFPSAWSVATMANHSSWSSAYLATHPSLTLDPNITGVFRGPYPFGIDPIWSLATNHLNFLNSFKMKMSVVLGIVHMGFGVLLGVFNHVHFQQRHRLVLELLPEMVFLLALFGYLVFLIFYKWVKFSAADSLVAPSILIHFIDMFLFTSNADNLPLYRGQVPVQTVLVVLALASVPVLLLGTPLYLCCRQRTRRTSRPALVTAGEQEPLLEGQKAGNSVNATKEDVESGGHSPDAEHLDFAEIFMHQAIHTIEYCLGCISNTASYLRLWALSLAHAQLSEVLWTMVMRNGFVRLNYVGGVVLVPVFAAFAVLTVAILLVMEGLSAFLHALRLHWVEFQNKFYMGAGYKLCPFTFASDTWE; via the exons ATGTGTGCAGGGGACTGGATTTGGGTGGTTTGGGGTGCTCTGGGTGCAGGGGGTGGGTGCAGGTGGCTTGGGGTGCCCTGTTCCCTCTGGGGCCATGCTGTGACTGTGCCCCCCTGGCAGCTGAACCCCAACGTGAGTGCCTTCCAGCGGCGCTTCGTGGGCGAGGTGCGGCGCTGCGAGGAGATGGAGAAGACCTTCA ccttcctgcagcaggagctgcggGGTGCTGGGCGGGTGCTGGGGCCGTGCCCAGAGAGCCCGCGGGCGCCGCTGGCGCGGGAGGCACTGCGGGTGCAGGAGCAGTCGGAGCAGCTGGCGCAGGAGCTGCGGGAGGTCAGCCACAACCGCGCCTCCTTGCGTGGGCGCCTGCGGGAGCTACGCCAGTACCTCCACGTCCTGCGCGAGGGCCAGCGCTTCACCAGCCTGCCG GCCCCGCTGGGCTCCCCACCGCGGCCCCGGGCGCTCTCTGAGCGGGAGCCCATCCTCGATCCCTCCCTGCACCAGCACCTCGACCGCAAGATCAA CTTTGTGGCCGGTGTTATTCACCCATGGCGGGTGAGCGCCTTCGAGCGGCTGCTGTGGCGCGCCTGCCGCGGCTACCTGGTGGCCAGCTTTGTGGAGATGCCGGAGCCCATGGAGGACCTGGCCACG GGCGAGAGCATCACCTGGGTCATCTTCCTCATCTCCTACTGGGGTGAGCAAATCGGGCAGAAGATCCGCAAGATCTCGGACTG CTTCCACTGCCACATGTACCCCTACCCGGAGAGCGAGGCCAGCCGGGCGGACACCATGAGCGGGCTGCACAGCCAGATCCAGGACCTCAGCGTG GTGCTGGAGGAGACAGAGCAGTACCTGGCACAGGTGCTGGACAAGGTGGCGCTGGCGCTGCCCACCTGGCGGGTGCAGGTGCAGAAGATGAAGGCCATCTACCTCATCCTCAACCAGTGCAGCTTCGATGTCACCGAGAAGTGCCTCATCGCTGAGGTCTGGTGCCCCGTGAGGGACCTCACGCAAGTGCAGGACGCCCTGCGGCAGGGATCG TACAAGAGCGGCTCGAGCGTGGAGTGCTTCGTGCAGCGCATCCCCACCTCGGAGAACCCCCCCACCCTCATCCGCACCAACAAGTTCACTGCTGGCTTCCAGAGCATTGTGGATGCCTACGGGGTGGCCAGCTACCAGGAGGTGAACCCTG cGCCCTACGCCATCATCACCTTCCCCTTCATCTTCGCCATCATGTTTGGGGACGTGGGGCATGGGCTGCTCATGTTCCTCTTCGCTCTCTGGATGGTGCTGTATGAgaacagccccagcctgcagcaggccAGCAACGAG ATCTGGCTGACGTTCTTCGAGGGGCGCTACCTCATCCTGCTTATGGGGGCCTTCTCCATCTACACTGGCTTCATCTACAATGAGTGCTTCAGCAAAGCCACTGTCATCTTCCCCTCTGCCTGGAGCGTGGCCACCATGGCCAACCACTCCTCCTGGAG CTCTGCCTACCTTGCCACCCACCCATCCCTCACCTTGGATCCCAACATCACCGGCGTCTTCCGAGGGCCCTATCCTTTCGGGATCGACCCA ATCTGGAGCTTGGCCACCAACCACCTCAACTTCCTCAACTCCTTCAAGATGAAGATGTCCGTGGTGCTGGGCATCGTGCACATGGGTTTCGGTGTCCTGTTGGGGGTCTTCAACCATGT gcactTCCAGCAGCGGCACCGGTTGGTGCTGGAGCTCCTGCCCGAGATGGTTTTCCTCCTGGCGCTCTTTGGCTACCTCGTCTTCCTCATCTTCTACAAGTGGGTGAAGTTCAGTGCCGCCGACTCCCTGGTAGCCCCCAGCATCCTCATCCACTTCATCGACATGTTCCTCTTCACCTCCAACGCTGACAACCTCCCACTCTACCGGGGGCAG GTGCCGGTGCAGACcgtgctggtggtgctggcgCTGGCATCGGTGCCTGTCCTGCTCCTGGGGACACCGCTGTACCTGTGCTGCCGGCAGCGCACGCGGAGGACCAGTCGCCCTGCG CTGGTGACGGCGGGGGAGCAGGAGCCGCTGCTGGAGGGGCAGAAGGCTGGCAACTCTGTCAATGCCACCAAGGAGGACGTGGAGAGCGGGGGGCACAGCCCTGACGCTGAG CACCTGGACTTTGCTGAGATCTTCATGCACCAGGCGATCCACACCATCGAGTactgcctgggctgcatctCCAACACCGCATCCTACCTGCGGCTCTGGGCACTCAGCCTGGCCCATGCCC AGCTGTCAGAGGTCCTATGGACCATGGTGATGCGCAACGGCTTCGTGCGGCTGAACTATGTGGGCGGTGTGGTGCTGGTGCCCGTCTTCGCCGCCTTCGCCGTGCTGACCGTGGCGATCCTGCTGGTGATGGAGGGGCTCTCCGCCTTCCTCCACGCCCTGCGCCTGCACTG GGTGGAGTTTCAGAATAAGTTTTACATGGGCGCCGGGTACAAGCTGTGCCCCTTCACCTTCGCCTCTGACACCTGGGAGTAG
- the LOC130155811 gene encoding olfactory receptor 5AR1-like isoform X1, with the protein MLILWFSASLLSYSTGVTMTVKGNCTPSAEFVLSAFSTQGNVQAVLFMVFLVIYLITLLGNLGMLVLIRLDAQLHTPMYFFLSSLSFLDICYSSSITPRLLSDLLAERKVISYSACLLQFFFFAVFATTECYLLAAMAYDRYVAICSPLLYASSMSSRVCASLVAGSYLAGIMNATIHTGLALRLSFCGSNTINHFYCEGPPLYAISCTEPTINEMMMFIVVGFNLFVTSLTILISYTYILATILRVRSAAGKHKAFSTCASHLTAVTLFYGSALSMYSRPSSRHSQDLDKVASVFYTVVTPMLNPLIYSLRNQDVKDVLRRVMEKKHPSDR; encoded by the coding sequence ATGCTGATTCTGTGGTTCTCTGCATCTCTGCTTTCCTACAGCACCGGTGTTACTATGACGGTGAAAGGAAATTGCACCCCCAGCGCTGAATTTGTTCTCTCGGCGTTCTCAACACAAGGGAATGTCCAGGCTGTCCTCTTCATGGTCTTCTTGGTGATCTACTTGATCACTCTGCTGGGGAATCTGGGGATGCTCGTGCTGATCAGGCTGGATGCCCAGCTTcacacccccatgtacttcttcctgAGCAGCCTGTCCTTCCTGGACATCTGCTATTCCTCCTCAATCACCCCCAGACTGCTCTCAGATCTCCTAGCAGAGAGGAAGGTCATTTCTTACTCGGCATGCCtcctacaattttttttctttgcgGTCTTTGCCACCACTGAGTGCTACCTCTTGGCTGCCATGGCATATGACCGCTACGTGGCCATCTGCAGCCCGCTGCTCTACGCCAGCTCCATGTCCAGCAGAGTCTGTGCATCACTGGTAGCTGGCTCGTACCTTGCTGGGATCATGAACGCCACTATCCACACGGGGCTGGCACTGCGGCTGTCCTTCTGTGGGTCCAACACCATCAACCACTTCTACTGCGAGGGGCCCCCGCTTTACGCCATCTCTTGCACGGAGCCCACCATCAATGAGATGATGATGTTCATTGTGGTTGGCTTCAATCTGTTTGTCACCAGCCTGACCATCCTCATCTCCTACACCTACATTCTGGCCACTATCCTGAGAGTGCGCTCGGCTGCAGGGAAACACAAAGCCTTCTCCACGTGTGCATCCCACCTGACTGCCGTGACCCTCTTCTACGGATCTGCTTTGTCCATGTACTCGCGACCCAGCTCCAGGCACTCCCAGGACCTTGACAAAGTGGCCTCTGTGTTTTACACGGTGGTGACCCCCATGctgaaccccctcatctacagccTGAGGAACCAGGACGTGAAGGATGTGCTGAGGAGAGTGATGGAGAAGAAACATCCCTCTGACAGATAG
- the LOC130155777 gene encoding olfactory receptor 1020-like codes for MPMYFFLSNLSFLDLCYSSVVTPKMLLSLSSERNTISFAGCFVQLYFYVALVTVECYLLAAMAYDRYLAICSPLCYPAAMSQELCAALLVGSYAVGFVSSLVLTVVGLRVSFCSPKVIDHFFCDGPPLFKLACSDTYLNQVLTLAFAGFHGVTTISVILISYGRILSTILRMGSVLGKRKAFGTCSSHMVVVAIFYGSLLFMYLRPSSSYSLPRDKIVSVFYTVVTPMLNPFIYSLRNQEVKRAVKRVVGRMTVSLPKR; via the coding sequence ATGCCCATGTACTTCTTTCTCAGCAACTTGTCCTTCTTGGATCTCTGCTACTCCTCCGTTGTGACACCCAAAATGCTGCTGAGCCTCTCATCGGAAAGGAACACTATTTCTTTTGCTGGCTGCTTCGTACAGCTGTATTTCTATGTTGCTTTGGTAACTGTGGAGTGCTACCTCCTGGCTGCCATGGCGTACGATCGCTACCTGGCCATCTGCAGCCCCCTGTGCTACCCTGCTGCCATGTCCCAGGAGCTCTGCGCTGCCCTCTTGGTGGGGTCCTACGCTGTTGGGTTTGTCAGCTCGCTGGTGCTCACAGTGGTTGGGCTGAGGGTGTCCTTCTGCAGCCCCAAGGTCATTGACCACTTCTTCTGTGATGGGCCACCACTCTTTAAACTGGCCTGCTCTGACACTTACCTCAACCAAGTGCTGACACTCGCTTTTGCGGGCTTCCATGGGGTCACCACCATATCAGTCATCCTCATCTCCTACGGCCGCATCCTATCCACCATCCTGAGGAtgggctctgtgctgggcaAGCGCAAAGCTTTTGGGACCTGCTCATCCCACATGGTGGTTGTTGCCATCTTCTACGGGAGCCTCCTCTTCATGTACCTGCGGCCCAGCTCCAGCTACTCCCTGCCCAGGGACAAAATTGTTTCTGTCTTTTACACAGTGGTGACCCCCATGTTGAACCCCTTCATCTACAGCCTGAGGAACCAGGAGGTGAAGAGAGCTGTGAAGAGAGTGGTGGGGAGAATGACTGTTTCCCTGCCAAAGCGGTAA